A DNA window from Fodinibius sp. Rm-B-1B1-1 contains the following coding sequences:
- a CDS encoding redoxin domain-containing protein — protein sequence MRIFVFLILAITINSTITLAQQSIPDSVSITFKVIIPESTPEDATIFWAGSLNHWDPGTHGAGFGQKEYARPLTYPDGNWTITIKAPKNSEESYKYTRGSIYSAEEQADYTYRPTRNVIFDESKTIVDTVEAWHDLPPKSLTEYWPLLKLKEADITIMNNKYIMDGTHTILYDQSTGAQFYDFKESATKVKKIPENFYDVVYYYQKISATTNDLQLITAAKTAPEGPWTIFVDQNGDKKISTSEKAFKIHDDKEKYDWSEKVPVREIRNDQVIIDSVRFSIQHAHDLPSKYSSSPNTNAPDLTFKLPYKNRQATLNGQQFYISAIYFMPFNSYHQLLIDHNQNDTLEVGSGSNEVYSTDFSQMRKTQKYFTYPTFKLGDKNWQIANIDPHGKWVRLRPATNKSTNERITIGKPAPNWQATTVNGDEIGSEKLEGSYVLLDFWGSWCGPCIEEIPLLQKVYHQFKNQNLQLVGFAYESETSLDKALKEYQLSWPQILDQSGKYSAKFLVHGYPTHFLIGPNGKILEKGSSLRGEQLIPTLEKYLK from the coding sequence ATGAGAATTTTTGTGTTTCTTATTCTGGCAATCACAATAAATTCAACCATTACGTTAGCTCAACAATCTATACCGGACAGCGTTAGCATAACCTTCAAAGTCATTATCCCAGAATCTACCCCAGAAGATGCCACTATTTTTTGGGCGGGATCTTTAAACCACTGGGATCCTGGTACCCACGGAGCCGGATTCGGCCAAAAAGAATATGCTCGTCCGCTAACATACCCCGACGGTAACTGGACGATCACTATTAAAGCTCCCAAAAACAGTGAAGAATCTTATAAATATACGCGTGGATCGATTTACAGTGCCGAGGAACAAGCTGATTACACCTATCGCCCCACACGAAATGTAATTTTTGATGAATCTAAAACGATTGTAGATACCGTGGAGGCATGGCATGACCTTCCGCCGAAGTCCCTGACGGAATATTGGCCGCTTCTCAAACTTAAGGAAGCGGATATAACTATTATGAATAACAAGTATATAATGGACGGCACCCATACAATTCTATATGATCAATCTACTGGTGCTCAATTTTATGATTTCAAAGAAAGTGCTACAAAGGTTAAAAAAATCCCCGAAAACTTTTATGATGTCGTCTATTACTATCAGAAAATTTCTGCTACAACCAATGACCTTCAACTAATTACTGCCGCAAAAACAGCTCCTGAAGGCCCTTGGACTATCTTTGTTGATCAAAATGGAGATAAAAAAATTTCAACAAGTGAAAAAGCATTCAAAATCCATGATGATAAAGAGAAATACGATTGGTCGGAAAAAGTTCCGGTTCGGGAAATTAGGAATGATCAAGTAATCATCGATTCTGTCAGATTTTCCATTCAGCACGCTCATGATTTGCCCTCAAAATATTCTTCCAGTCCTAACACCAATGCACCTGACCTTACATTCAAACTACCATACAAAAACCGGCAGGCAACTTTAAATGGGCAGCAGTTTTATATTTCTGCAATCTATTTTATGCCCTTCAACAGCTATCATCAGTTGCTCATTGACCACAACCAAAATGATACTCTGGAAGTTGGCTCTGGCTCTAATGAAGTGTACAGCACTGATTTTTCGCAGATGCGTAAAACGCAAAAGTATTTTACGTATCCCACCTTCAAACTCGGAGACAAAAACTGGCAAATTGCCAACATTGATCCACACGGAAAATGGGTTCGCTTGCGTCCGGCAACCAACAAAAGTACAAATGAACGGATTACAATAGGGAAACCAGCTCCCAATTGGCAGGCGACCACCGTCAACGGAGACGAAATAGGTTCGGAAAAGCTGGAAGGAAGTTATGTGCTCCTCGACTTCTGGGGCAGCTGGTGCGGACCGTGTATTGAAGAAATCCCACTTCTTCAAAAAGTTTATCATCAATTCAAGAATCAAAACTTACAGCTGGTCGGGTTTGCCTATGAGAGTGAAACTTCATTGGACAAAGCCTTAAAAGAATACCAATTATCCTGGCCACAAATCTTAGATCAAAGTGGTAAATATAGTGCTAAATTTTTAGTTCATGGGTATCCCACTCATTTCCTTATTGGGCCTAATGGAAAAATTTTAGAAAAAGGCAGTAGCCTGCGCGGGGAGCAACTCATCCCCACACTCGAAAAGTATTTGAAGTAA
- a CDS encoding YihY/virulence factor BrkB family protein: MQKYKDFWRLIVKLVKKKDVFFNASAITFNLFICAIPFILLMISIIGYILSYEKAFAEILRYGRELFPSFTYESQSGDVYRGAITLETLLEPLIGARRLFGIIGTVILVFFSQGFFHTLKHVVFDIFEIEDRRHPILEMVYNFFTFGLVGGVFLFFSLGISLVSLVSIDTLTLPYTNLQFEVSWVYEFLNLLIPVLFTLILFYIIFRYISEKRMQPRVALLATVVYTTLFELAKLGVGAYLNYAFTSYRYFYQGYTVLVIIGIWAFYSAILFVFSTIVARSYQDAFLEDQNADENPYTMIS; this comes from the coding sequence GTGCAGAAGTATAAGGATTTCTGGCGGCTCATCGTAAAATTGGTTAAAAAGAAAGATGTCTTTTTTAATGCCTCCGCCATCACTTTTAATCTTTTCATTTGTGCCATTCCATTTATCCTGCTGATGATCTCTATCATCGGTTATATTCTGTCTTATGAAAAGGCTTTTGCCGAAATCCTGCGCTATGGACGCGAGCTTTTTCCCAGCTTTACTTATGAATCCCAATCCGGCGACGTTTACCGGGGCGCCATCACCCTTGAAACACTGTTAGAACCGTTAATTGGTGCCCGTCGACTGTTCGGGATAATCGGAACTGTCATCCTTGTGTTCTTTTCACAGGGATTTTTTCACACTCTTAAGCACGTCGTGTTCGATATTTTTGAAATTGAGGATCGGCGCCACCCCATCCTCGAAATGGTCTATAACTTTTTCACTTTCGGGTTAGTGGGAGGAGTGTTTTTATTTTTCAGCCTTGGCATATCCCTGGTGTCACTGGTATCTATCGATACATTGACACTGCCCTATACCAACCTTCAATTTGAAGTTAGTTGGGTTTACGAATTTCTGAACCTATTGATCCCGGTTCTGTTCACCCTCATCCTGTTTTATATTATCTTTCGATATATCAGCGAAAAGAGAATGCAACCAAGGGTAGCACTTCTGGCAACAGTCGTATATACCACGCTTTTTGAACTTGCCAAATTGGGAGTCGGGGCATATTTAAATTACGCTTTTACCTCATATCGTTACTTTTATCAGGGGTATACCGTTTTGGTTATCATTGGTATTTGGGCCTTTTATTCTGCAATTCTTTTTGTGTTTTCCACCATTGTAGCCCGTTCATATCAAGACGCATTTTTGGAGGATCAAAACGCTGATGAAAATCCCTATACGATGATTTCGTAA
- the mutS gene encoding DNA mismatch repair protein MutS, translating to MSTKSKSLTPLMRQYHHIKEEHEGAILLFRVGDFYECFADDAELVSKELGITLTKRNNGGDQTPMAGFPHHALDTYLPKLVKKGHRVAVCEQVENPSEAKEAGRKIVNREVTEITTPGVTMSEKLLEHKRNNYAAAVYWDGKTAGAAFADVSTGEFSVSQVEKDRLDDLLQSIAPAELLLPQNLKNNVPEFLLDYNMTFIEDWVYEGDYGYNLLTDHFETHSLKGFGIEGLEVAHIAAGALMHYIQETQKASLGHIKRIQKFESNDFMSLDGSTKRNLELTTTIQNTGNSEGTLISILDDTCTAMGGRMLRKWIMRPLKRMKPIRARLNAVESLNVNHDVREKIREELDKIGDLERLISRICVGRANPRDLVKLKDSLAQIPILKSQFNHLDEYLLNDILERLKLLIEVQEKVEDAIVEDPPTSIRDGDIFKDGYNEELDELRNIARNGKDYIADIKNELAEETGIDSLKIGYNKVYGYYIEVTNTHADKVPEHFIRKQTLVNSERYITPELKEVEERILSSEEQSKGLEYDLFEELRIEIAGFAEEVQQVAQAIAELDCLQSFAEVAYHNNYCKPAIADDQKIDIKKGRHPVVEKTLPPGDPFIPNDIHTENEDEQILIITGPNMAGKSIILRQTGLIVLLAQIGCFVPAEEAHIGLVDKIFTRVGASDNLAAGESTFLVEMNEAANILNNATRNSLILLDEVGRGTSTFDGLSIAWALAEYLHNQPSVAAKTLFATHYHELNELENMYDHIVNYNVSVKEHDDKVIFLRKLVRGGADHSYGIQVADMAGLPSIVIERAKEILSNLESHSLDLTDSNGTLEEGAKKKKAAVKKAAKEMEKQGEITQPSLFQAQLDPNTEQLIDKLEACDPNRMTPIESLMLVSELKKLVEKRG from the coding sequence ATGAGTACCAAGTCCAAGTCTTTAACCCCATTGATGCGCCAGTACCATCACATTAAGGAAGAACATGAGGGCGCTATCTTGCTTTTTAGAGTGGGAGATTTTTATGAATGTTTTGCTGATGATGCCGAGTTGGTGAGCAAAGAATTAGGAATCACACTTACGAAACGAAACAACGGCGGCGACCAAACCCCAATGGCTGGCTTTCCCCATCATGCACTGGATACCTATTTGCCCAAGTTGGTAAAGAAGGGACATCGGGTAGCGGTTTGTGAACAGGTTGAAAACCCATCTGAAGCTAAAGAAGCAGGCCGAAAAATTGTAAATCGGGAGGTAACTGAGATTACGACACCCGGGGTCACGATGTCAGAAAAACTGTTGGAGCACAAGCGCAATAATTATGCAGCGGCGGTATATTGGGACGGTAAAACAGCCGGCGCGGCTTTTGCCGATGTATCGACGGGTGAGTTCTCGGTAAGTCAGGTTGAAAAGGATCGGTTGGATGATTTGCTGCAATCCATTGCCCCGGCCGAGCTACTGTTGCCGCAAAATTTAAAGAACAATGTTCCAGAGTTTCTGCTCGACTACAATATGACCTTTATTGAGGATTGGGTATATGAGGGCGACTATGGATATAACTTGCTGACTGATCATTTTGAGACCCATTCACTTAAAGGATTTGGAATAGAAGGTCTTGAAGTTGCTCATATTGCAGCTGGTGCATTGATGCATTACATCCAGGAAACGCAGAAAGCCTCGCTGGGCCATATTAAGCGCATACAAAAGTTTGAGAGTAATGATTTTATGTCGCTGGATGGATCGACGAAACGAAATCTGGAGCTGACGACGACGATCCAGAATACCGGGAATAGCGAAGGAACCTTGATTTCTATTTTGGATGATACCTGTACGGCTATGGGCGGACGCATGCTTCGCAAGTGGATTATGCGTCCACTGAAACGGATGAAGCCGATACGGGCTCGTTTGAATGCCGTAGAATCGCTGAATGTAAATCACGATGTGCGGGAAAAGATACGTGAAGAGTTGGATAAAATAGGGGACTTGGAGCGTTTGATTTCGCGCATTTGCGTGGGTAGAGCTAATCCGCGTGATTTGGTGAAGCTGAAGGATTCCCTGGCTCAAATTCCGATTCTAAAATCGCAATTTAACCATCTTGATGAGTACCTGCTCAATGATATCCTGGAACGGCTGAAACTGCTGATCGAAGTGCAGGAAAAGGTTGAAGATGCCATTGTAGAAGATCCTCCCACGAGTATTCGCGATGGGGATATTTTCAAGGATGGTTATAATGAGGAGCTTGATGAGCTTCGAAATATTGCCCGTAATGGCAAGGATTATATTGCCGATATTAAGAATGAGCTGGCCGAAGAAACGGGAATCGATTCACTGAAGATTGGCTATAACAAAGTATACGGTTATTACATTGAGGTGACGAACACGCATGCCGATAAGGTGCCCGAGCACTTTATTCGTAAGCAAACGCTGGTAAATTCAGAACGATATATCACCCCTGAGCTCAAAGAAGTCGAGGAGCGTATTTTATCTTCTGAGGAGCAAAGCAAGGGCTTGGAATACGATCTGTTTGAAGAGCTGCGCATTGAGATTGCGGGATTTGCCGAGGAGGTGCAGCAGGTGGCACAAGCTATAGCCGAGTTGGATTGCCTGCAGAGTTTTGCAGAGGTAGCCTATCACAATAATTATTGTAAGCCGGCTATTGCTGACGATCAAAAAATTGATATTAAAAAAGGACGTCACCCGGTGGTAGAAAAGACGTTGCCGCCCGGAGATCCATTTATTCCAAATGATATCCATACCGAAAATGAGGATGAACAAATCCTGATTATTACTGGGCCCAATATGGCAGGTAAAAGTATCATCCTGCGTCAAACGGGATTGATTGTATTGCTGGCACAGATTGGCTGTTTTGTTCCGGCCGAAGAGGCACACATCGGCTTAGTGGATAAGATTTTTACGCGTGTTGGAGCGTCGGATAATTTGGCAGCCGGGGAAAGTACATTTCTGGTGGAGATGAATGAAGCGGCAAATATCCTGAATAATGCTACGCGAAATTCCTTAATCCTGTTGGATGAAGTTGGACGGGGAACCAGTACCTTTGACGGACTCAGTATTGCCTGGGCGCTGGCCGAATACCTGCACAATCAGCCATCGGTAGCAGCAAAAACACTCTTTGCCACGCACTACCACGAGCTGAATGAGCTCGAAAACATGTATGATCATATTGTAAACTACAATGTGTCAGTTAAAGAGCATGACGACAAGGTGATTTTCCTCCGGAAGTTGGTGCGTGGTGGTGCCGACCACAGCTACGGCATTCAGGTGGCTGATATGGCGGGCTTGCCTTCGATTGTGATTGAGCGCGCCAAGGAAATCCTTTCGAATCTTGAAAGTCACAGCCTGGATCTAACCGACAGTAATGGTACACTTGAAGAGGGCGCGAAGAAAAAGAAAGCAGCCGTTAAAAAAGCTGCCAAAGAGATGGAGAAGCAGGGCGAAATTACACAGCCGTCCCTTTTTCAGGCACAGTTGGATCCCAATACTGAACAATTGATTGATAAGCTGGAGGCGTGTGACCCCAACCGTATGACGCCCATTGAATCGTTGATGTTGGTTTCCGAACTAAAAAAGCTGGTCGAGAAGCGAGGGTGA
- a CDS encoding Na+/H+ antiporter NhaC family protein has protein sequence MIPDYNAAKRSLFPILLFIGLFLGTGLTLQIMGVDRPFQQLPGQVAIVPALMLAVMLNPQPLGESIAVLVKGAGNSNIITMCFIFLLAGAFSSVATATGGVEAVVNAGLMLVPSGYILPGLFIIAALISLAMGTSVGTIAALAPIALGFAGQIGASESLIAGALLGGAMFGDNLSIISDTTIASTRTQEVGMKEKFWENMKFALPAVVVTTLLFVFLATDSAPITPEAFSWAATLPYLAILVLAVAGMNVFVVLLIGIVMAALQGVIFTGYELSALGTDIAAGFANMQGIFILAMFVGSLGEFIKQQGGLQWISEHVNRLAEKVSRTGNRAQQMAIGVLVFITDFCIANNVVSIVVTGDISRNLAQKHDISPKRSATVLDTFSCVAQGFLPYGNQALLLSGTFAISPWEAVIHNYFGGILLAVTIGIIILGNTFKTS, from the coding sequence ATGATTCCTGATTATAACGCTGCAAAACGTTCCCTCTTTCCTATTTTACTTTTCATTGGCTTGTTCTTAGGCACTGGATTGACCCTTCAAATTATGGGTGTTGATCGACCATTTCAGCAGCTTCCTGGACAGGTTGCCATTGTCCCCGCCCTGATGTTAGCGGTGATGTTAAACCCCCAACCACTGGGCGAATCCATTGCTGTGCTGGTTAAAGGAGCTGGCAACAGTAATATTATTACTATGTGTTTCATTTTCTTACTGGCCGGAGCTTTTTCCAGTGTTGCTACAGCTACCGGTGGTGTGGAGGCGGTGGTTAATGCGGGCCTGATGTTAGTTCCTTCGGGATATATATTGCCGGGATTATTTATTATTGCTGCCCTTATTTCACTGGCTATGGGTACATCTGTGGGAACCATAGCAGCACTGGCTCCTATTGCCCTGGGTTTTGCCGGGCAGATCGGTGCCAGTGAGTCGCTTATTGCCGGAGCGCTGTTAGGTGGCGCTATGTTTGGGGATAACCTTTCTATTATTTCTGATACCACCATTGCCTCTACCCGTACGCAGGAAGTGGGAATGAAGGAAAAGTTTTGGGAGAATATGAAGTTTGCCCTCCCGGCTGTGGTAGTAACAACACTCCTTTTTGTCTTTTTAGCTACCGATTCGGCCCCGATAACTCCCGAAGCTTTTAGCTGGGCAGCTACGCTGCCCTATCTGGCTATTCTTGTTTTGGCCGTTGCTGGCATGAATGTGTTTGTAGTACTACTTATCGGGATTGTGATGGCAGCCTTGCAGGGAGTTATTTTTACCGGCTATGAGCTTTCTGCACTTGGTACCGATATTGCCGCTGGATTTGCCAATATGCAGGGTATTTTTATACTGGCTATGTTTGTGGGATCGCTGGGGGAGTTTATCAAGCAGCAGGGTGGGTTGCAGTGGATTTCTGAACACGTTAATCGGTTGGCAGAGAAAGTATCAAGAACGGGGAACCGTGCCCAGCAGATGGCTATTGGGGTTCTTGTTTTTATTACGGATTTCTGTATTGCCAATAATGTGGTTTCTATTGTGGTGACCGGCGATATAAGTCGAAATTTGGCTCAGAAGCACGATATTTCCCCCAAGCGAAGTGCTACTGTATTAGATACGTTTTCCTGCGTAGCTCAGGGATTTTTGCCTTATGGAAATCAGGCTTTGTTGCTTAGCGGAACCTTTGCTATTTCTCCATGGGAGGCTGTAATCCATAATTATTTTGGGGGCATTCTGTTAGCAGTTACAATCGGAATAATCATTCTTGGTAATACTTTCAAAACCTCTTAA
- a CDS encoding efflux RND transporter periplasmic adaptor subunit: MKSLNINQIGKSAGILVIGLLLGWLFFGGSSSDEPQSMNEHVEEAHTNEQGEVVYTCSMHPSVRESEPGNCPICGMELIPVNQEDSDLNEENPYQLTMTEEAKKLAQIQTTEVTREVARVEVRMPGKVMVDERRIRSLPSHFPGRIEQLYVNFTGEYIEKGQKVASIYSPALVSAQKELLEAMKHKEQSSSLYKAARAKLLNWKISESQIQEIERTGEVNTQFDITSHMGGYIITRNIAVGDHVEIGTVMYQMADLSTVWVVFNAYEKDLAVLNTGDDIRFTVESYSGETFEAKVTYIDPTLDSQSRTVKVRSEVQNKNGRLKPQMLAEGVISSVIAEGREQTLIPKSAVLWTGERSVVYVQKPDADRPTFEFREIELGPRVGDRYVIRSGVKAGEKVVTNGNFKIDSAAQLAGKASMMNKNPAEGKPTREK, translated from the coding sequence ATGAAATCACTTAATATCAACCAAATTGGAAAGTCAGCAGGAATATTAGTCATTGGGCTCTTGTTGGGGTGGCTGTTTTTTGGTGGATCATCATCCGATGAGCCGCAAAGTATGAATGAACATGTTGAAGAAGCTCATACCAATGAGCAGGGCGAAGTAGTGTATACCTGTAGCATGCATCCCAGCGTGCGAGAGTCGGAACCGGGGAATTGTCCCATTTGCGGGATGGAGTTGATTCCTGTAAATCAGGAAGACAGTGATCTTAATGAAGAAAATCCCTATCAGCTAACAATGACAGAAGAGGCAAAAAAGTTAGCCCAAATTCAGACGACCGAGGTGACCAGGGAAGTAGCCAGAGTAGAAGTTCGAATGCCGGGTAAAGTGATGGTGGATGAACGGAGGATTCGAAGTCTGCCGTCTCATTTTCCGGGACGGATTGAACAACTTTACGTCAATTTTACCGGGGAATATATTGAGAAAGGTCAAAAAGTAGCTTCCATCTATTCTCCGGCACTGGTTTCGGCACAAAAAGAACTGCTTGAAGCCATGAAGCATAAAGAACAAAGCTCGTCATTGTACAAAGCAGCCAGGGCCAAGTTGCTTAATTGGAAAATATCGGAAAGCCAAATCCAGGAGATAGAACGTACCGGGGAAGTGAATACACAGTTTGATATTACCTCACACATGGGGGGATATATTATAACGAGAAATATTGCGGTTGGAGATCATGTTGAAATAGGTACCGTGATGTATCAAATGGCTGACCTATCGACAGTGTGGGTGGTATTTAATGCATACGAAAAAGATCTGGCAGTCCTGAATACTGGGGATGATATTCGTTTTACCGTTGAATCCTATTCAGGCGAAACGTTTGAAGCCAAGGTTACCTACATCGATCCTACCCTTGATTCACAGTCTCGTACCGTTAAAGTACGATCTGAGGTTCAAAACAAGAATGGACGCTTGAAACCACAGATGTTGGCCGAAGGCGTGATTTCTTCGGTAATAGCCGAGGGCAGAGAGCAAACGTTAATTCCAAAATCTGCGGTACTGTGGACCGGAGAGCGATCGGTAGTTTATGTACAAAAACCTGATGCTGACCGGCCAACGTTTGAGTTTCGTGAAATTGAGTTAGGTCCACGCGTGGGCGATCGGTATGTTATTAGATCCGGAGTGAAGGCCGGAGAAAAGGTGGTTACCAACGGCAATTTCAAAATTGACAGTGCTGCACAGTTGGCAGGAAAAGCCAGTATGATGAATAAGAATCCCGCCGAAGGTAAACCGACCAGGGAGAAGTAA
- a CDS encoding M48 family metalloprotease produces MTRKGILVSLLILFITVITAFIKYAETLTIKNTVDMRNGPGSYYELILRLNSGAEVSEISKKQQWLKVKANDKEGWIPQRAAYIEQTDRNTKPDQDEVVPDAQAAFDELADDKADSTQDPYASPAQVAAAVKGFAEDFTSSQTGKEDDVLLDDFNTFVNPRNYQQFRNTRLQNWSWEKAQGRVEINPDEIAELNPMQEQAGWGIANVIAQRGLIKNPELQQYLTNIALVLAENSHRYETPVHVYILDSNEISGYAAPNGSIFVSKGALQIMRSETELAFFLAHELSHIVQNHGLKESKQREAKIQADERFQELEREVDKQGKYEEVEKNLNQLANEMYEYTIKDRLEEYEFSADYWGIIYMYRAGYHPQDGLDLLKRIRSNHGEFEDQIGHAKWEGTSLRDRIIRIDSQKDQFNIPQNFGHNFKNTFQQKMNTLEN; encoded by the coding sequence ATGACACGTAAAGGGATATTAGTTTCACTGCTGATACTATTTATCACCGTGATTACTGCCTTCATCAAATATGCCGAGACACTAACCATCAAGAATACAGTAGATATGCGCAATGGGCCCGGATCATATTATGAGCTCATTTTGCGACTCAATTCGGGAGCCGAGGTTTCGGAGATCAGCAAAAAACAACAGTGGCTTAAAGTAAAAGCTAATGATAAGGAGGGATGGATCCCCCAACGTGCCGCTTATATTGAACAGACAGATCGAAATACCAAACCCGATCAAGACGAGGTTGTGCCCGACGCCCAGGCTGCATTTGATGAGTTGGCTGATGATAAAGCTGACAGCACTCAGGACCCTTACGCTTCTCCCGCCCAGGTGGCAGCGGCTGTGAAAGGATTTGCTGAGGATTTCACCTCTTCACAAACCGGTAAAGAGGATGATGTTTTACTTGATGATTTTAACACTTTCGTAAATCCCCGTAACTATCAGCAATTTCGCAATACGAGGCTTCAGAACTGGAGTTGGGAAAAAGCGCAAGGACGAGTTGAAATCAATCCGGATGAAATTGCTGAATTAAATCCTATGCAAGAGCAGGCGGGATGGGGAATTGCCAATGTTATTGCTCAGCGTGGATTAATCAAAAATCCGGAGCTTCAACAATACCTTACAAATATTGCTCTCGTTTTGGCCGAAAACTCTCACCGCTACGAAACACCAGTCCATGTATACATTTTGGATAGTAACGAAATTAGTGGCTATGCAGCGCCCAATGGCTCTATTTTTGTTTCCAAAGGCGCCCTGCAAATCATGCGATCCGAAACGGAGTTGGCCTTCTTTCTTGCCCACGAATTATCCCATATCGTACAAAATCATGGCCTTAAAGAATCAAAACAGCGTGAGGCTAAGATTCAGGCAGATGAGCGTTTTCAAGAACTTGAACGAGAAGTAGATAAACAAGGAAAGTATGAAGAGGTAGAAAAAAATCTGAATCAGCTGGCAAATGAGATGTACGAATATACCATCAAAGATCGGCTGGAAGAATACGAATTCTCGGCCGATTACTGGGGCATTATCTACATGTATCGCGCCGGCTACCATCCACAGGACGGACTTGACCTACTAAAACGCATTCGCAGTAACCACGGAGAGTTCGAAGATCAAATCGGCCACGCCAAATGGGAGGGAACCTCTTTACGTGATCGTATTATCCGCATCGACAGCCAGAAGGATCAATTTAACATCCCTCAAAACTTTGGCCATAATTTCAAAAACACCTTCCAGCAAAAAATGAATACCCTCGAAAACTAA
- a CDS encoding DUF4168 domain-containing protein, with protein sequence MTFFKKSAALLLGFVLMAGSAFAQGNMQQQMQQTQPDSITDEELEKFAAVTQDVNQKVNEAVDSLLADKEMNPERFQEIMMSQRNPQDSADVTDQEQKTIDEVQPKLMQTQQKELMGAIKANGLQPQRFQAIVQALQTNPEVGKRYRKIVGAQQGQGQN encoded by the coding sequence ATGACGTTTTTTAAAAAATCCGCAGCTTTGTTACTTGGATTTGTGTTAATGGCTGGTTCAGCTTTTGCGCAAGGTAATATGCAACAGCAGATGCAGCAGACACAACCCGATAGCATCACTGATGAAGAATTGGAAAAGTTTGCGGCTGTAACGCAAGATGTAAATCAAAAGGTAAATGAAGCAGTAGATTCTTTACTGGCTGATAAAGAGATGAATCCTGAACGTTTTCAGGAAATTATGATGAGTCAGCGCAATCCTCAGGATTCTGCAGATGTAACAGACCAAGAGCAGAAAACAATCGATGAGGTACAGCCCAAGTTGATGCAGACCCAACAGAAGGAGCTTATGGGTGCAATTAAGGCTAATGGATTACAACCACAACGGTTTCAGGCCATTGTTCAGGCGCTGCAAACAAATCCTGAAGTAGGGAAGCGTTACCGCAAGATTGTAGGTGCGCAACAGGGTCAGGGCCAAAACTGA
- a CDS encoding DNA-3-methyladenine glycosylase, translating to MATQKLSQSFYQHSDVVEVARLLIGKVLCTHINGRPLTSGIITETEAYYGRGDKACHANNGTRTDRTETMYQPGGVGYIYLCYGIHHLFNVVTNVQDKADAVLIRAIKPLEGEQEMLRRRNAEKVTPSLTAGPGRLTQALGITTDLDGINLTENTVWIEDRGYQFSKDELTATQRVGVAYAGEDANLPWRFYPQESKWVSKK from the coding sequence ATGGCAACACAAAAGCTCTCACAATCTTTTTATCAACATTCGGATGTTGTAGAAGTAGCCCGTCTTCTGATCGGTAAAGTTTTATGTACACATATTAATGGCCGCCCGCTAACCAGTGGTATCATCACCGAAACCGAAGCGTACTACGGCCGCGGCGATAAAGCTTGTCATGCTAATAATGGTACACGAACTGATCGCACAGAAACGATGTATCAACCCGGGGGCGTGGGATATATCTACCTTTGTTATGGCATTCATCATCTGTTTAATGTGGTTACCAATGTGCAAGACAAAGCTGATGCCGTGTTGATCCGTGCTATAAAACCACTTGAGGGAGAACAAGAAATGCTCCGTCGCCGCAATGCAGAAAAAGTAACCCCTTCATTAACAGCAGGCCCCGGCCGACTTACGCAAGCACTGGGTATTACCACTGATTTGGATGGCATCAATCTTACTGAAAATACAGTATGGATTGAAGATCGTGGCTATCAGTTTTCTAAGGATGAACTGACTGCCACACAACGAGTGGGAGTAGCATACGCAGGTGAAGATGCCAACCTTCCCTGGCGATTTTATCCGCAAGAAAGTAAGTGGGTAAGCAAAAAATAA